The Leptolyngbya sp. 'hensonii' genomic sequence GTCCAAAGCACTGAGAAAGATAATGGGGATGTCCTTTGTATCTTCCTGGGCTTTGAGTTGGGCACAAACATCGTAGCCATTCATGCGGGGCATATTGATGTCTAACAGGATCAAGTCCGGCAGGGTGGCCTCGATCGCCATCAATGCTGCAGCACCGTTGATCGCACTGCGAACCTCATAGCCATGCTGTACCAGTATTGTGGAAAGGAGTCGCAAATTCGACGGCGTATCATCCACAATCAGAATGTTTCCTTTAGAGGACTCGATCTGAGGTGGACACAGGGAATTACTCAGGTCCATGAAAGTTGGGCTATCCAGATCAGGAAGTGGTCTGCCGGAAAGGAGCGTAGCTCATTGATAGCTGGATGATTAGGCGGGTTGAAAAAGGCCGGATGGCTCAGAAATCCCTAGCATAGGCCCCTTAGGGGGTCCATCCCAAAATTTCCAAAAACTGACTGACGAACTGGCTTGGTTTGAAAGGTTTGGCGATGACGGCCTGGACACCCAGCGCAGCAAAACGAATTCGATCGGCAGGCTGCACCTTAGCCGTCAATAGAATCACTGGAATATGTTGGGTCGCTGGATTTTTCTGAAGCCATTGGAAAGCAGCCATCCCATCCATACCCGGCATCATTACATCCAGTAGGATAGCATTTGGTTGTTCTTGCTCAGCTTTCATCAGACCTTCCTGGCTCGATCGGGCCGTGATTACGTCAAGTCCTGCCATGATTTCCAGGGTCACCTGAGCAACTTCCCGAATGTCATCCTCGTCGTCAATCACCAAAACTCGTTTTATAGCCACAATCTACCCCACACTATTCTACTTGAACAGAGAATGAATATTCGTACCCCCTGAAGTTGGAGTCCAGTTCCAGGATATAGTCTCCATCAGTGGGTAGGGCACCTGTCCAACGGGTGTTGCGATCGTCGGGCTGGGTCAAAAGGGTCTTACCGCCAGGAAGAATCAGAAACGGGAGAGGCCCCTGTTGGGAGACCAGGGTGATGGTCTGGCCCTGGCTGGCCTGGAGTAAATAGCGGTGGCTGCCTGTACCAACGAAACGATTGGAGACCGTGGCCTGACTACGACCTGTTGGGAAATTGATCCGGGCCATCATTCGACTACAGGCATGTCGGGTCCGATCTTTGCTAATCCAACCGGCAACGGGGACTTTAATCTGGAACCAGCCATCCTGCTCCGTAACAATATCCACAAAAGTCCCATTCGGGATTTGAGCGACCACATTATTAGGAGTGACGACAGGGGCGGATCGGACATTCAATGGCGGCTGGGGATCGGCTACCTGGGCCATAGTGACGACACAACGCTCGATCTGAGTCACCGGAGTTGCTTGGGTTGAAGGTTCTGCCTGGGGTGTAGAGGGGTTGGCTGATTCTGAAGCAGGTGCTGGTGGGGATGCCTCTGCTTGGGGCGATTGGGGAGGCACAGTTGTAGTCGGTTGAGGACTGGACACAAGCGGTGTAGATGAAATCGGGCTGGCCAGATCAACGGACTGGCTGATGGGAGTAGAGGGCTTGGATGTTGCCTGAAAGACAGCATAGGAGACGCCTGTAATGGTGGCAAGAGCAATTCCTGCTCCAACGATCGCGTAATGCTTAGAGTCCATATCGGCCCTGATTCTGTAGTTGTGTCAATAGCAATGGGCAGATGCAATGGGCAGATGAGCCTATGCCTTACCCCTTCCTGGTATAACTGACATAATTTTATATCGTCAGGATTCTTACCCTATTATGGCTCCTCTGCCTCGCAAGCGATTTGGCCAGCACTGGTTGCGGAGCGATCGGACCCTGAATCAAATTGTGGCGGCGGCTGAATTGTTGCCTCAGGATAGGGTTCTGGAAATTGGTCCCGGCCAGGGCGTGTTAACCCAACGGCTGCTCTCCCTGGTTGCAGCCGTGGTGGCAGTGGAAATCGATCGAGACCTGTGCGAACGTCTGGCCAAGCAATGGGGCAGCCGGGAAAATTTTTTGTTGCTCCAGGGAGATTTTCTCACCCTGAATCTGGTGGAATTGCTGGCGGCCTTTCCTCACCTGCAACAGCCCAACAAAGTGGTTGCGAATATCCCGTACAACATTACAGGGCCAATTTTAGAGAAGGTGCTGGGGACGATCGCCCAACCTGCCCTATCTCCCTACGACACGATCGTGCTGCTCCTGCAAAAGGAAGTGGCTGAACGACTCTGTGCCCAGCCTGGTTCCAAAGCATACGGAGCCTTGTCTGTCCGGGTGCAATATCTAGCTACGGCAGAACTCATCTGCAGGGTGCCAGCAGGAGCCTTCTATCCCCCACCTAAGGTGGATTCTGCCGTAGTGCGGTTGCGCCCTCGGACCGTCCCTTGGCCGGTGAACCAGCCCCGTGATCTGGATCGACTGGTAACGGCTGGGTTTGCTACACGCCGCAAAATGTTACGGAATAGCCTCAGTCCTTTAATTGACCGTGACCAATTGAGCCACTTCCTGGAAGAATTAAAGATAAATCCTCAGGCCCGTGCTGAGGATCTGAGTCTTGCTCAGTGGATTGCGTTAACGAATGCGTTTTTACTCTCTTCTGGCAGCAGCCAAAATTAATCTCTATCTGGAAATCATTGGGGACCGCCCCGACGGATTTCATGAACTGGCGATGGTGATGCAAAGTATCGACCTAGCCGATCGGGTGGATTTGCGCTTGATTGGAACCGATACGATTCTGGTGCATTGTGATCATCCTGAAGTGCCAGCGGACCGGCGCAATCTGGCCTATCGGGCGGCTGAATTGATGGCCAACCAGTTTCCAGATGCCTTTGCCCGCTTGGGTGGTGTGGAAATTACAGTGCGCAAAAATATCCCGGTGGGGGCGGGACTGGCCGGGGGCTCCACCAATGCGGCTGCCGTCCTGGTGGGCTTGGACCTGTTGTGGCAGTTGGGTCTGACCCAGCCCGAATTGCAGGATCTGGGAGCCCAGCTTGGCTCGGATATTCCCTTCTGCGTTTCTGGTGGGACGGCTCTAGCGACGGGTCGGGGGGAATTCCTCGATCCCCTGCCGGATCTGGATGGGGCTTTTGTGGTCCTGGCAAAATATCGTAGTCTTTCCATCTCTACGGCCTGGGCTTACCAGACCTATCGCCAACAATTTGGCACGGCCTACGTCTCTAGCCACGAAGGAATCCGGGAACGTCGATCGCAGGTCCGCTCTGGCGCGATGATGGCGGCGATCGCCCAGCGGCATCCGGCCCAGATTGCTCAGCATCTTTACAATGACCTGGAACGGGTCGCTTTGCCCCAATATCCCCAGATTCAGCACCTGAAGGAACAGTTTCAATCCCGGGGCGTTTTGGGGACGATGATGTCTGGTTCGGGGCCAACGGTCTTTGCCCTGGTGGACTCTGAAGCTGAGGCACAGCGGGTGCGGAATGAAATGAGAATGGCTCTCCCTGATCCGGATCTGGAGCTGTGGGTGGCCAAATTCACAACCACCAGTATCAAAATCAATGAACCAGCATAATGCGATGCTAATTTGATAATGCTCCTGCTCAATTTCAGATCACGGTCTATGTCCGATCAACCTTCCCCGCCTGAATCTCCCCCCATGCCCAGTCCCCTCCATTGTGTCGGAGGTGCGATCGTGGCTGCCGGGATTTCCGTTGCCTTCTATAGTTTGACTAGCGCGATCGCCCAGGGCTTTGCTCACCATCCCATCCATACGGATAATCGCGTCACCCTCAACATTGCAGCGGCTGTGCGCACCTTGACCGTAGGCATGGCTGCCCTGGGAACCGGAGTTTTTGCGCTGGCCGCCCTGGGCCTTTTTGCGCTGGGCATTCAGTTATTACTTCAAAAAAAACAACAACCTGAAAATTGTGATTGAATTCACAGACTTAAGGAGCTTGGAAATGCTTCACAGTCAACAGTTACAGGCTAACGATACATAATGTGAAATATTGCTACTTTTCTTTTCACTTCTCCATACTCTTTTAATTTCGTTGCAATTTTTAATATTGCCTGCATTTTTCCCCAGGCAATTCACAGGTTTTCCCCAGGTCAGTTGGACTTTTCCCCAGGTTTTCCACAACAGTGGACGAATAAATCAGCTTTTTCAGTATTCAGTGGAAAAGGTGGGTATCAATGGGGACCCGATCAGGGATCGGTTATTTGTAAAGAGACGCAACGGAAATGGGCCTGAAACCCTGATTCCCTGGTCAGAGATTCTTCGCAGGCCGCAGATTGCAATATTTCGCATCATTGACAACCCTGCCCCCCGGTCTGCAGAATGGGGCGACCTACCTGCAAAGTTTGTCGAGGCCCTGATGAACACAACCGTCAGTATCCTGGCTGAAATTCCCGAATCTCTCCATGAGTCTCTCAAAAGCTACCTGGAAACCCATCCGGACTGGGACCAGGATCGCATCTTTACCGCTGCTCTTTCTCTCTTTTTGCTGCAAAATGGAGGGTGCGAGTCTGTTTTCGGAAAATCCCATCAACGTCAAACAGCTCGTGTTTACCTGGATGCGCTGTTCAAATACCCCGTTTAACTGAAAGATTGGAAACACGGTATGGCTTATCAATGGTTTAAGGCTTTTCATCTGATTGGGATTGTGGTCTGGTTCGCCGGGCTATTTTATCTGGTACGCCTGTTCATTTACCACGTTGAGGCTAACCAGCAGCCCGAACCCGCTCAGTCCATCCTCAAGCAGCAATATGGAGTGATGGAAAAGCGCCTTTACCACATCATCACCATGCCAGGGATGGTTGTTACCGTGGCGATGGCGATCGGCCTTCTGACGACAGAACCGCAGGTGTTGAGAGATTGGTGGATGCATGCCAAACTGGCGATCGTAGCCGCTTTAATCGCCTACCACTTCTACTGTGGCCACCTGATGAAGCAATTGAGTCAGGGACAATGCCGCTGGGGCAGTCAGCAACTGCGCGCCTTAAACGAATTGCCAACCCTGTTTCTCGTGCTGATCGTGATGCTGGCGGTGTTCAAAAATGCCCTGCCGACGGATACAACAGCCTGGACGATCGTGGCTTTGATTGGCGTTATGGCCGTGACCATCCAGCTCTATGCCCGTAAACGCAGATTAGATCAGGAACGACTTCAGGCAGAAACCGCTGGAACAGACACAAATAGCTCTGAGACTTCGATTTCAGAGGGGACTGCGGGTTAAGCAGGCGTTTGTAGTCATTGATTCACCACAGTTGAGTTAAAAGAGTTCAGAATAGGGATAGATTAACTACATCTTTCTTAACGGTGGCATGTTGACTCTTTCCCCCCAGGCTGTATTCTCCCCGAGGTCGCTGACCCAGGATGCGCTGGTCCTCAGGCAGGTCTTTCAGGCCCTTGATGCTAGCAGTTGTCCCTATTCCTACAACTTTCACATGCATACGGTCTGCTCTGATGGGCAGCTTCAGCCGGAGGAGCTGGCCAATCAGGCGATATCACTGGGGCTGAAAGGGTTCGCCGTGACCGATCACCATACAACCAGTGGGTATCGCCTCGTCCAGGCAGCTCTGACTGCCTGGGAACAAAACCATTGTGATACAGCAGTTCCCAGGCTATGGTCCGGCATTGAGGTCACGTCAGTCTTGTTGGGGGTAGAGGTCCATATTCTGGGCTACGCCTTTGATGCTGATCACCCGGCTTTGATGCCATATTTGCTGCGGCAGTCCCCTGGTTTAGAAGAAGCAGCGGCAGCTCGCGTGATTGAGGCCATTCATCAGGCGGGTGGGTTAGCCGTCCTGGCCCATCCAGCCCGGTATAAGCGATCGGCAACCGAGCTGATTCCGGCGGCAGCCAGCCTGGGAATCGATGGGGTGGAAACCTACTATGCCTACACCAATCCCAATCCCTGGAGCCCCAGCCTGCGCCAAACGGAGGAAGTTCTGCGGCTGAGTAGTACTTTCGGATTGCTGAATACCTGTGGAACTGACACCCACGGGCCTAACTTGTTGCAGCGCCTGTAGGATTATCGGCTTACATTCTGAACCTGATCCAGGGTGCGAATAGTCAAGACCTGGGGTGGGGTGGAATCAGGCGGATAGAGGAAATCAACCTGAACCAGACGACGTTCACCGGGTTGCAGGGTCAGGGTGAGTAAGGGTTCGCCTTGTTGCCCCCGTTGCTGGACCAGATGAAAATATTGGGTTTGCACAACTCCCTGATCGTCCCGGTAGCGGAACCGGACTGGCCCCCGAAAGAAAACCTGGGGTTCGGGGGGGTCAAAGAAGCGTAAGCCACCTCTGATGCGGTCCTCCTTGACGGGGGTCTGAAACATCAGCGTGACGCTCTGGGGTTGGGACGTGGGATTGTACAGCGGAATCGTCAGGCTGTATTGGATGCCATAGTTGCCATTGGCCTGGTAAGCGGTATCGGCATAGCGAGCTAGGATGCGAGCACTCTGTACCTGATTGGTCCCCAGGGTTCCTCTGGGTACGGTGCTGAGGGCGTAGGAGAAAGCCTGACCGGCTTGCGGGATCGTGAGTTTCTCCCCGATCGGTTTGTCGGTTAACCAGGTTTTCCATTCTGAACCAACGGCCACACCGGCTACGCGACCGTAAATGATGGGGCCGGTAAGCTTGCGATCGGGAGGAGAGGGAGGTAGATCCCTGGGACCGGCTAGATTAGCTGTATTCAGAAAATTTTGCCATTCTTCCAGGGTGGGCAGGCGCTCCTCTGCCGTCTCATTTTTTGGGGCATACATGGCCATGCTGGCCAGATAGACTGGGCCATTGCTGCGCAGGCGAATCAGGGTTGTACGCCCATTTGAGGTGGGTAGCATCAGACCGGCGGGAAGGGGCAGGTTCATCAGCATCTGATACCCGCCTGGAGGAATCTCAAAGGTTGAAGGCCAGTTTCCCTGCCGTCGTCCTCGCAGGATGTCGTTCATGGTGCGACTGCCCGGACCCGAGTAAACCCGTCCCAGGGGATCTTCGATCGCAGGGGGAAGGTTGACGAAAAGGGCATCAGGTCGGGTTAAATAGCTAGCGGCTTCCAGAACTTCAACCGTAACTGATTCAGGTCCAGGATTGTACATGATGATCCCCATGACCAGAGACCGCAGTTCTTGTGGGGTGCGGGCCCGGGAAATATGATGGGCGAAGACATCAAACCGTCCCTTAAACGCAAAATTTAAGTGAGCCTGGGGAAATAGCTTGCCCTCTGGAGAAAACGTGGAGAGCAGGATGCCTTCCGTCAGAACCACTTCCGGACTGTTACTGTTAAAAACAGGGATTTCATCCAACTGCCCCGGTAGAGGCCGAACTTGCTGCTGTTGCAGAATTTGCTTCGGATCTAAATCCTCAGGAATTTCAATCACGCCTGACGGCTTGGGTAGATCGGTTGGTTTGGGCAGATCGGTCGGAGAGGCTGGAGCCTCTATCGGGAGGATTTCTGGAGCGGGGGAAATGGGAGCAGCCTGAGCAACCACAGGCAAAACTGGCAGAAATGGGATCATGAACAGGTGTCGCTAACAGGTAACAGCCTGACGAAGGCGTTGGATCAGGGTGAGAAAATCCAGGACGATCGGTTCCAGGTTCGCTGGCGTCAGGATTGGCACATGAACAAAGATACACTGCATTCTTGTTAAATCAGCAAGCTGCAAGTAATTGAGAATCTCATAGTAAAGGTGATTACAGACATACTGGCCTGCATCATGGCTAATGTGAGTCAGCCTTAAGTCCAAGATCAGGGATTCCAGTGTAACGCTGGTGCACAAAGTTTTGCCCAGCACCGTAGCAGAAGACTCCAGGCTCAGGTGCGATCGGGTTTCTGCCATGCCACAGCAGAGAATTAGATCGGGTTGAACCTGCTGAATGGCTGCAATCACCCGCTCTGGGGCCTGCTGGAAGTGAACGGGGAGCCGTCGGAGGCAATGGACCTCTGAGATCGGCAACTCTTGCTGCAGGAGTGCCGCCAGCAAATCATCCGAGGCATTGGAGCGATGATGGGGCATCCAGACATCGAATGATGTTAGGAGCAATTTATTCGCCATAGAATAGGAATGTTCTGTCGGATGGAAACAGCATATGCCAGTTATTGCAGTCATTGACTATGACATGGGCAACCTGCACTCAGCTTGTAAGGGGCTGGAGCAGGCGGGAGCGACCCCTGAAGTAACTGACGCTGCTGTAGATATTGGGCGGGCTGATGCCGTGGTATTGCCAGGGGTGGGATCTTTCGATCCGGCAGTACAGCATCTGCGATCGCGTCACCTGGAAGCACCGATCCGACAGGCGATCGCAGATGGCAAACCCTTCCTGGGGATTTGTCTGGGACTGCAGATCTTGTTTGACCGCAGCGAAGAAGGCCAGGAGCCTGGGCTGGGGATTTTCGCGGGTACGGTCCGCCATTTTCGATCAGAACCCGGCCTCACTATTCCCCACATGGGCTGGAATCAATTGGAATTTACGCAGCCGGAAGCGGCCCTCTGGCAGAAACTACCGGTTTCTCCCTGGGTGTACTTTGTCCACTCCTACTATGTGGACCCGTTCGATCGGGCGATCATTGCGGCTACCATTACCCATGGCACCCAGACCGTCACCGCTGCAATCGCCCGATCGAACCTTATGGCTGTGCAGTTCCACCCGGAAAAATCCTCAACCGCAGGGTTACAGATTCTTTCTAACTTCGTTAGCCAGGTCAAAACCAGAGTTGCATTGTAGTCTGACGTTGCTATGCAAGGGTTAGGCTTAACTCATAATTCTGATCGCTCTAATACTCACGGATATTTTCCATTAC encodes the following:
- a CDS encoding response regulator; protein product: MAIKRVLVIDDEDDIREVAQVTLEIMAGLDVITARSSQEGLMKAEQEQPNAILLDVMMPGMDGMAAFQWLQKNPATQHIPVILLTAKVQPADRIRFAALGVQAVIAKPFKPSQFVSQFLEILGWTP
- a CDS encoding SH3 domain-containing protein — protein: MDSKHYAIVGAGIALATITGVSYAVFQATSKPSTPISQSVDLASPISSTPLVSSPQPTTTVPPQSPQAEASPPAPASESANPSTPQAEPSTQATPVTQIERCVVTMAQVADPQPPLNVRSAPVVTPNNVVAQIPNGTFVDIVTEQDGWFQIKVPVAGWISKDRTRHACSRMMARINFPTGRSQATVSNRFVGTGSHRYLLQASQGQTITLVSQQGPLPFLILPGGKTLLTQPDDRNTRWTGALPTDGDYILELDSNFRGYEYSFSVQVE
- the rsmA gene encoding 16S rRNA (adenine(1518)-N(6)/adenine(1519)-N(6))-dimethyltransferase RsmA, translating into MAPLPRKRFGQHWLRSDRTLNQIVAAAELLPQDRVLEIGPGQGVLTQRLLSLVAAVVAVEIDRDLCERLAKQWGSRENFLLLQGDFLTLNLVELLAAFPHLQQPNKVVANIPYNITGPILEKVLGTIAQPALSPYDTIVLLLQKEVAERLCAQPGSKAYGALSVRVQYLATAELICRVPAGAFYPPPKVDSAVVRLRPRTVPWPVNQPRDLDRLVTAGFATRRKMLRNSLSPLIDRDQLSHFLEELKINPQARAEDLSLAQWIALTNAFLLSSGSSQN
- the ispE gene encoding 4-(cytidine 5'-diphospho)-2-C-methyl-D-erythritol kinase codes for the protein MRFYSLLAAAKINLYLEIIGDRPDGFHELAMVMQSIDLADRVDLRLIGTDTILVHCDHPEVPADRRNLAYRAAELMANQFPDAFARLGGVEITVRKNIPVGAGLAGGSTNAAAVLVGLDLLWQLGLTQPELQDLGAQLGSDIPFCVSGGTALATGRGEFLDPLPDLDGAFVVLAKYRSLSISTAWAYQTYRQQFGTAYVSSHEGIRERRSQVRSGAMMAAIAQRHPAQIAQHLYNDLERVALPQYPQIQHLKEQFQSRGVLGTMMSGSGPTVFALVDSEAEAQRVRNEMRMALPDPDLELWVAKFTTTSIKINEPA
- a CDS encoding DUF3082 domain-containing protein; its protein translation is MSDQPSPPESPPMPSPLHCVGGAIVAAGISVAFYSLTSAIAQGFAHHPIHTDNRVTLNIAAAVRTLTVGMAALGTGVFALAALGLFALGIQLLLQKKQQPENCD
- a CDS encoding DUF2811 domain-containing protein, translating into MNTTVSILAEIPESLHESLKSYLETHPDWDQDRIFTAALSLFLLQNGGCESVFGKSHQRQTARVYLDALFKYPV
- the hemJ gene encoding protoporphyrinogen oxidase HemJ, translated to MAYQWFKAFHLIGIVVWFAGLFYLVRLFIYHVEANQQPEPAQSILKQQYGVMEKRLYHIITMPGMVVTVAMAIGLLTTEPQVLRDWWMHAKLAIVAALIAYHFYCGHLMKQLSQGQCRWGSQQLRALNELPTLFLVLIVMLAVFKNALPTDTTAWTIVALIGVMAVTIQLYARKRRLDQERLQAETAGTDTNSSETSISEGTAG
- a CDS encoding PHP domain-containing protein, which produces MLTLSPQAVFSPRSLTQDALVLRQVFQALDASSCPYSYNFHMHTVCSDGQLQPEELANQAISLGLKGFAVTDHHTTSGYRLVQAALTAWEQNHCDTAVPRLWSGIEVTSVLLGVEVHILGYAFDADHPALMPYLLRQSPGLEEAAAARVIEAIHQAGGLAVLAHPARYKRSATELIPAAASLGIDGVETYYAYTNPNPWSPSLRQTEEVLRLSSTFGLLNTCGTDTHGPNLLQRL
- a CDS encoding DUF3370 domain-containing protein; amino-acid sequence: MIPFLPVLPVVAQAAPISPAPEILPIEAPASPTDLPKPTDLPKPSGVIEIPEDLDPKQILQQQQVRPLPGQLDEIPVFNSNSPEVVLTEGILLSTFSPEGKLFPQAHLNFAFKGRFDVFAHHISRARTPQELRSLVMGIIMYNPGPESVTVEVLEAASYLTRPDALFVNLPPAIEDPLGRVYSGPGSRTMNDILRGRRQGNWPSTFEIPPGGYQMLMNLPLPAGLMLPTSNGRTTLIRLRSNGPVYLASMAMYAPKNETAEERLPTLEEWQNFLNTANLAGPRDLPPSPPDRKLTGPIIYGRVAGVAVGSEWKTWLTDKPIGEKLTIPQAGQAFSYALSTVPRGTLGTNQVQSARILARYADTAYQANGNYGIQYSLTIPLYNPTSQPQSVTLMFQTPVKEDRIRGGLRFFDPPEPQVFFRGPVRFRYRDDQGVVQTQYFHLVQQRGQQGEPLLTLTLQPGERRLVQVDFLYPPDSTPPQVLTIRTLDQVQNVSR
- the hisH gene encoding imidazole glycerol phosphate synthase subunit HisH, translating into MPVIAVIDYDMGNLHSACKGLEQAGATPEVTDAAVDIGRADAVVLPGVGSFDPAVQHLRSRHLEAPIRQAIADGKPFLGICLGLQILFDRSEEGQEPGLGIFAGTVRHFRSEPGLTIPHMGWNQLEFTQPEAALWQKLPVSPWVYFVHSYYVDPFDRAIIAATITHGTQTVTAAIARSNLMAVQFHPEKSSTAGLQILSNFVSQVKTRVAL